The Beijerinckiaceae bacterium genome has a window encoding:
- a CDS encoding metallophosphoesterase, whose product MDHHDNNDIDRRHALKCMVWAGSGLVWTLNGGVPNSHLIGSANAATASFSFVQISDSHIGFNKAANPNPNATLTEAIAKIDNLPSKPAFMIHTGDITHLSKPQEFDDADQLIGGAKLDVHYVPGEHDVIDEKNGEAYLARYGKLSKGKGWYSFDHAGVHFVGLVNVYDLKAGGMGNLGAEQLAWLAADLKARSASTPLVIFAHIPLWTVAADWGWGTQDGTEALKLLTRFGSVTALNGHIHQIMQKVEGNVTFHTARSTAFPQPAPGTAPSPGPKLVPPEQLRSVLGVSSVTLARGNKSLAIIDSTLAE is encoded by the coding sequence ATGGATCACCATGACAATAACGATATCGATCGCCGGCACGCGTTGAAATGCATGGTTTGGGCCGGCTCCGGCCTGGTCTGGACTCTGAACGGCGGCGTTCCGAACTCACACCTCATCGGCTCGGCGAACGCGGCCACTGCCAGCTTCTCCTTCGTCCAGATCTCCGACAGCCATATTGGCTTCAACAAGGCCGCCAACCCAAATCCGAACGCCACTCTCACGGAGGCCATCGCCAAGATCGACAATTTGCCGAGCAAGCCTGCCTTTATGATCCATACGGGCGACATCACCCATCTCTCCAAACCTCAGGAATTCGACGACGCCGATCAATTGATCGGCGGAGCCAAGCTCGACGTTCATTATGTTCCGGGCGAACACGACGTCATCGACGAAAAGAACGGCGAGGCCTATCTCGCGCGCTACGGCAAATTGTCCAAGGGCAAAGGTTGGTATTCCTTCGACCATGCCGGTGTGCATTTCGTCGGCCTCGTCAATGTTTATGACCTCAAGGCCGGCGGCATGGGCAATCTAGGCGCCGAACAGCTCGCATGGCTCGCCGCCGACCTCAAAGCTAGGAGCGCATCGACACCCCTCGTCATTTTCGCGCATATCCCACTTTGGACAGTCGCTGCCGACTGGGGATGGGGCACGCAGGACGGCACAGAAGCGCTGAAATTGCTGACCCGTTTTGGCTCAGTGACGGCGCTTAACGGCCACATTCACCAGATCATGCAGAAGGTCGAGGGCAACGTCACCTTCCACACTGCGCGCTCAACCGCCTTTCCGCAGCCCGCGCCTGGCACGGCACCCTCGCCCGGCCCCAAACTGGTCCCTCCGGAACAATTGCGTTCAGTCTTGGGTGTCTCCAGTGTCACGCTGGCGCGCGGCAATAAATCGCTCGCAATCATCGACTCTACTTTAGCCGAATAG
- a CDS encoding RNA polymerase subunit sigma (Member of the extracytoplasmic function sigma factors which are active under specific conditions; binds with the catalytic core of RNA polymerase to produce the holoenzyme and directs bacterial core RNA polymerase to specific promoter elements to initiate transcription) translates to MTSETARRRFTELVLPHLDDAYSLARWLAGATDAEDIVQDACMRALKALEGTSVESPRAWLLSIVRNAAYTWLAKNRPHAVILAGGAEDAEAHPSALNTLAAPSPEASLIEAADHMSVTTAIDELPLPFKETLVMREVNGLCYRDIAEATGVPIGTVMSRLARARALLVSKLGTAQ, encoded by the coding sequence GTGACGAGCGAAACAGCGCGACGGCGCTTTACGGAGCTAGTGCTGCCCCATTTGGACGACGCCTATTCGCTCGCGCGCTGGTTAGCCGGTGCGACGGACGCCGAAGACATTGTGCAGGACGCTTGCATGCGGGCGCTGAAAGCATTGGAGGGCACCTCTGTCGAAAGTCCGCGCGCTTGGTTGCTGTCCATCGTCCGCAACGCCGCTTACACTTGGTTGGCCAAAAATAGGCCGCATGCAGTCATATTGGCCGGTGGCGCCGAAGACGCGGAAGCGCATCCTAGCGCATTAAATACGCTCGCAGCGCCTTCTCCCGAAGCTTCGCTCATTGAAGCCGCCGATCATATGAGCGTCACGACCGCGATTGATGAGCTGCCGCTCCCGTTCAAGGAGACATTGGTCATGCGCGAAGTCAACGGCCTCTGCTACCGCGACATTGCGGAGGCGACCGGCGTCCCGATCGGCACCGTTATGTCGAGACTGGCCAGGGCGCGTGCGCTTCTCGTCTCGAAACTAGGGACAGCACAATGA
- a CDS encoding two-component system response regulator, which yields MLVIIDEREIVTSGYSSRFGSEGVSSAGFCPQEFQEWVSTVADADLFAVEAFLLGDCRNRQTFPKIIKERSRAPVIAMNETPSLEQTLDLFAAGVDDVVRKPVHVREILARVGAIRRRHDCERDSATVGDLRVFFDGRDPQLRGVPLPLPRRERRILEYLVNNRGRRVSKSQIFNSIYGIFDENVEENVVESHVSKLRKKLRRQLGYDPINSVRYLGYRLDDSMPAIVQG from the coding sequence GTGCTGGTGATCATCGATGAACGCGAGATCGTAACATCTGGCTATAGCAGCCGTTTCGGCAGCGAAGGCGTTTCCTCGGCTGGATTTTGTCCGCAGGAGTTTCAGGAATGGGTGAGCACAGTGGCCGATGCCGATCTCTTCGCGGTCGAGGCATTTCTTCTGGGGGACTGCCGCAATCGGCAAACTTTTCCAAAAATCATTAAGGAGCGTTCGCGCGCTCCGGTCATTGCCATGAACGAGACGCCTTCTCTCGAGCAAACGCTGGATCTCTTTGCGGCCGGAGTGGACGACGTCGTCCGCAAGCCCGTCCATGTCCGTGAAATTCTGGCTCGGGTTGGAGCAATCAGGCGACGACATGATTGCGAACGCGACTCAGCCACAGTCGGCGATTTGCGAGTCTTTTTCGACGGAAGGGATCCACAACTCAGGGGCGTGCCTCTGCCCTTGCCTCGGCGCGAACGAAGAATCCTCGAATATTTGGTCAATAACCGAGGAAGACGGGTCAGCAAATCCCAGATCTTCAATTCCATCTACGGAATCTTTGACGAAAATGTTGAAGAGAACGTTGTCGAAAGCCATGTCAGCAAGCTGCGCAAAAAATTGCGTCGTCAGCTCGGATATGACCCCATCAATTCGGTTCGATACCTCGGATATCGGTTGGACGATTCAATGCCGGCAATTGTGCAGGGCTGA
- a CDS encoding lytic transglycosylase, with translation MAQAAKTYDVPLALLYAVGMTETGQRGSLHPYALNIEGPSFFGDNLEDALRRFDEARRSGARLIDIGCMQINFYFHSNRFPSPAAMFNPHENVTYAARFLKELKEREGSWTLAAARYHAGPGNIQAQKRYVCQVIANMVASGFGAWTANATAFCH, from the coding sequence ATGGCGCAGGCGGCGAAAACCTATGATGTCCCCTTGGCGCTCCTTTATGCTGTCGGCATGACGGAGACGGGCCAGCGGGGTTCGTTGCATCCTTATGCGCTGAATATCGAAGGTCCGTCGTTTTTCGGCGACAATCTGGAAGATGCATTGCGCCGTTTTGACGAGGCGCGTCGGAGCGGCGCGAGGCTCATCGATATCGGGTGCATGCAGATCAATTTTTATTTTCATTCAAACCGATTTCCGTCGCCAGCGGCGATGTTCAATCCGCATGAAAATGTCACCTACGCCGCGCGCTTTCTCAAGGAACTCAAAGAAAGGGAAGGCAGCTGGACGCTTGCGGCTGCACGCTATCATGCGGGACCCGGCAATATTCAGGCTCAGAAGCGGTATGTCTGTCAGGTGATCGCCAATATGGTTGCGAGCGGCTTTGGAGCTTGGACCGCAAATGCCACCGCGTTTTGCCATTGA
- a CDS encoding flagellar motor protein MotB, producing MSDREHREIFIIKRHPAHDEGHHGGAWKIAFADFMTAMMALFLVLWLISSTSEKTKHAVAQYFNPVKLVEMTTLKKGFRDPLDTEMGPGPNPKESRLESDSQSRSPSSVAREAEHLQKTGAAAIQKEGALFADPFAVLAEIVARAPMQSSNVSENAASSVNGLGADPSESFEDPFATAAREPERGARQTSTLDGEARGAANEVGRSGGSVAAPLPPRPTSMSAQSQARPHDGADEVPAQASPAKAAKLKSEIVEALNNGAKDIPGVDVQQTAEGMLISLADDNSFSMFAVGSAEPSPKTVQVMEKIGLLLKGRPGSIVVRGHTDGRPFKSAAYDNWRLSSARAQMALYMLVRGGLSENRVERIEGHAERHLRAPQQPLAPENRRIEILLRKDGP from the coding sequence GTGTCCGATCGTGAACACCGAGAGATTTTCATCATCAAGCGTCATCCCGCCCACGACGAAGGGCACCATGGCGGTGCTTGGAAAATTGCATTTGCCGATTTTATGACCGCGATGATGGCGCTCTTCCTTGTCCTATGGCTGATCAGCTCGACCAGCGAAAAGACCAAGCATGCGGTGGCTCAATATTTCAATCCGGTCAAACTTGTGGAGATGACGACATTGAAAAAAGGGTTTCGCGATCCGTTGGACACCGAAATGGGACCAGGGCCCAACCCCAAGGAATCGCGGCTCGAATCGGACTCGCAATCCCGCAGCCCTTCCTCGGTCGCGCGGGAGGCGGAGCATTTGCAAAAGACCGGTGCCGCTGCCATCCAGAAGGAGGGCGCGCTGTTTGCCGATCCTTTTGCCGTTCTCGCCGAAATCGTCGCGAGGGCGCCTATGCAGAGCTCCAACGTTTCAGAAAATGCTGCTTCGAGCGTGAACGGCCTCGGAGCGGATCCATCTGAAAGTTTCGAAGATCCATTTGCGACTGCGGCGCGAGAGCCGGAACGAGGGGCCCGGCAGACTTCAACGCTTGACGGCGAGGCGCGCGGTGCTGCCAATGAGGTTGGCCGCTCCGGGGGTAGCGTCGCGGCGCCCTTACCTCCACGGCCGACGAGCATGTCAGCGCAGTCTCAGGCTCGTCCGCATGATGGAGCAGACGAAGTTCCAGCACAGGCAAGCCCCGCTAAGGCGGCCAAACTGAAATCGGAAATCGTCGAAGCTTTGAACAACGGCGCCAAAGACATCCCGGGCGTTGACGTGCAGCAGACCGCTGAAGGAATGCTCATCAGTCTCGCCGACGATAATAGTTTTTCGATGTTCGCCGTGGGTTCGGCGGAGCCGTCCCCCAAGACGGTTCAGGTCATGGAGAAAATTGGTCTTCTCCTTAAGGGCAGGCCGGGTTCGATCGTCGTTCGGGGCCATACCGATGGACGCCCCTTCAAGTCGGCGGCTTACGACAATTGGCGCCTGTCGTCCGCGCGTGCGCAGATGGCTTTATACATGCTGGTTCGGGGTGGGTTGAGCGAAAACCGGGTGGAAAGGATCGAAGGTCATGCCGAGCGTCATCTAAGGGCCCCACAGCAACCGCTTGCACCCGAGAACCGACGGATCGAAATCTTGCTGCGAAAGGATGGGCCTTGA